Within the Tenrec ecaudatus isolate mTenEca1 chromosome 7, mTenEca1.hap1, whole genome shotgun sequence genome, the region CTTGTCGCCCTTGTGGCAGTGGCCTATGGGGCGCCGCCCGACCCCCGGGGAATCATTATCAACCTGGTAAGAGGGTCTGCCGGAGAGGAGGCATCTCATTCTTCAAAGCCCTAGGCACCTTTGCCCCCTATGCCCCTACTTGGGGCGGGTCTGGGCCGGGAGGTGCTGCATCTTTTCCATGTGCCCAGTGCCCTGCCTCTTCCTCGGGGTCCCCCAGCAAAGACTGACCGAGCCCTGATCTCAGAGCCTCTCAGAGCAGTGGCTCAGCCTGGCGATGAAGGGCTTTATTAAAAGCCAAAGTCCAGGTTTCTCACCCCCCAAACCCTGGCTCAGCAGGTCCAGGAGTTCTTTAAGTGCCTCCCCTCCCAGCAAGACTGACCTAGGTGGGGCAGGAAATGCTGGAAGAACTGGTTTTCATAACACCTCTCCGGAGGGGGTGGACTGAACTACTTGGTCTAAGCCTTAGGTCCACGCATCACTTATTGTGTGGTGGTCACCATTCTCCAGAATAGTTACTCAGTCAGTCCCCATTGTAACCTTGCAAGGCCACTACTGTTTTTACCAACCTTGCTTTCAGACGGAGAGCTGAATAGGAGGGGGTCTCCTCCCTGTAACGTGGTAGAAATGAAGTGAGAGGCGGAAGTCCAGGCAGCCCGACCCCCGATCATGCTCCCCCCGTCTGTCCCACATGGTCTCTCCAACCCACGTCAGAACTGAAGTCCCTTCTAGTTCAACTAGTTCAAAGGCTCTTAATGCAGGGCACAAGATCCCCCTGGAATccgacaagggggcttcaaacagttcatgggacatgccatgatctcttCAGCCAAGTTTGGAAGCCCCCTGGTATGTAGCAGCCTGTGAGAAGCAAGCTTTCATGGAAGAAGGTACTCAACTTTCACAGCTCCTCAAAGGAGTGTAGGGCCCAGAGAGCCCCGGAGACCCTGTGTCGGGGGGCACACAGGCACAATCCAGATGGGAACCCTGAGCCAGTGACTTGTCCAGCACTCCCCCAGCCAGGTGGCAGGACAACCGATACTAATCCATTTCCTGGTCTCCAAGGCAGTCGATATGCCTCCCTGGCACCCAGCGGCCTGCTCCTCACCGGAGCTGGGAATGGCTGGATTTCTTCATGAGCACCCCTGGGGCACTCTCCTAGGCAGGGGGCAGCAAGGCGGGGAGCTTGCAAGGAGAAGGGTTTGGGGGTGGGCAGTGTTCTGGGCTGACTGGCTCGCCCACAGGAGGAGGGCGAGCTCTGCTTGAACAGTGCCCAGTGCAAAAGCAAGTGCTGCCACCACGATTCCGTACTGAGCCTGGCCCGCTGCATGCCCAAGGCCAGCGAGAACAGCGAGTGTTCGCCCAAGGTAAGTATCcccaggtgggtgggggaggattaTCTCAGGGAAGAGGCTGCTGGGTTTGGGGTCGCGATCAGGGAAGAGGGTCAGCCTGGCGTAGAATATTGGGGCCATGAGGAGAACTGACTGTTCTCCAAGCACCTTCACAGCCCACCGTCTCTCCTGACCCTCACCACTGGCCAGCGAGCTGGCTGGGGTCAGGGAGTTAGTATCCCCATTTCACGCACGGGGAAGTAGGCTCACCAGCAGACACAAGGTGGTAACAGCAAGTGAGCCGCAGGCTAGAGACCAGAACCAGGTTCTCCCAGACCCAAAGCGCCCCCTGGGGAGACAGTGAAGAGAAACACCATCTGAAAACCCAGATTCACCTGCTGGTtctcagggctgggcagggtgagTGATTCCCACAACAGCCCCTTACAGCCTGTGACTCCATTGGCCCTGTCTCTGCAGCACCTCCTTGGTGTTTACTACAAGTGTCCCTGTGAGCGGGGTCTGACCTGCGAGGTGGACAGGACCATTGTGGGCACCATCACCAACACCGACTTTGGTATCTGCCACGATGTTGGACGCTCCAAGCAGTGaggctccgcccccccccccccccccccgcccttgcACCCAGCCCAGCGTATCCCACAACGCTTGGCCCAAGGTTacctctcttcccctcccacccatAAGGAGTATCTATGTTTTCTGATTGGGTTCTTGGCCATTAAAGCCCCTCCTGCAAACCCTGCCCAGGCTCCTTGGTGTTCTTGCTGTGTCGTGTCTTCTGGACGTTACTTACACCAAGCCTCTGTCTGACCAGGGCAGCTGTCTGGCCGGAGAGGCTGTGGCTGGACAGAGTGGAGGCTGGAGACAAGGTTGTGAAGGAGGGCTTGGGGGAAGATGTTGGGAACCGCTCTAGTTCCAGGGAGCAGTCATACCTCCCTGGGGTGTCGTCTTTTAAatgatctctctctttctctctctcacacacagacacgctcccCCACTCTGCCCCCTCCTCCCTACTTCCCACAGTCCCCACAACTGGGAGAATCCACCAAGCTGGACTGGCTTCAGGTCATTTGCACCTACTATTCCCTCTGCCTGGAACACCTGTCCTCGTGTGGTCTCCTGCCTCAGTCTGAGCCTCTGGGACCCCCAGTTAGAGCAATTCCCACCATCGGACTTGAGTGCTGTAGAGTGTTCACAGCGCTTTGACTCTCTGAAATTCTTTTTTTCACTCatcttgtttcttttcatttcttttcattgTCTGGCCCCTAGATGAGGCTAGAGCCTCATCTCCGGGAGGATATGGAATCTCTTTCGCTGCTATAGTTCTCAGCCCCCAGGGCTAAGCTCCAGGCACATTGGAGCTGCTCAGTGCACACTTTCCGAATTACTGAGAATACTGCCGCTCTGTGTTCCTTTTTGCTCTCTGACCATATCCCcgagcacagcagttctcaacctgtgggtctcgacccctttggggattgaacgacccttgcacaggggtcgcccaattcatgacagtagcaaaatgacagtgatgaagtggcaatggaaataatgttatggttggcggaggggggggtcaccaccacatgaggaactgtatgaaagggccgcagcatcaggaaggttgagaaccactgatctcttCTCTCCCTCACTCTTCTCTGTGGTTCCTTAAATTTCACTTTGCTTGAAAGGTCTTCCTTGAGCCCCCTGTTTAAGGCTGTGGCCTCTTCCCACATCACCTCCTCCTAAGCCCCTGCCTTATTTCATTTTCTCATGCATGCCTGTCAACTGGTAGATATTAAGTTTACCCCTTTGCTGGCACATGCAGTTGCCACCCTGGAATGTCAGCTCTGGAAGGACAGGGGGATCTGTCTCTCTggcactgtgttagacaggttctctagagaagcaaaagcagaaCGCTAATAAGTTTGTACATATAGTtatgtagatagatatataacctaAGAAgtaaacagttaatctataaagcagtacagatggctcagggcaactcacaccgtgagacagctgtgagacactggcagtcttttaagtcttgagggctgccgggtagacctctgtagagcaattcaggctatccagccacaggcagcaaacagcaaggcaggtagatcaccaacagtcaggcaGATGACAGGGTtcgacagttcccagctcaagagatgtaaattccaatagtgtggtaaaacaggtcttgaaggaacctcaaattacagcgacacagtctatgggttaggtgtctcacaggtagtgtagcttgcaaatggaggcacagaacaagccagGCAGCTGCACACCAGTCCgatgatcaaaaagcaagagacaagaaaggcgaggcttgagtcatttatctctccacccttcaatcaatcccacatgtgttcatcggtcaggttggcacaataaacgttatcTCATGCACACAGCCCCACCCCAACACCTGCAAAAATTAATTTACAACCACCTGTTGCTGTGTGTGTGGATGACAGAGTGAGCTCCCACTCATGGCGATCCTACTATGTACGCCAGAATGAAAGGCTGCCCGGTCCTGATGGCTGCCACGTTCAAGTCCACCCTGGCCATGGTCTGTTTTGAGTGGCTGTCAGCTTAGGAGGCTCATCTAGCAGGAGCTGCAGTggtcttctgttgtgatccatcggGTTTTCATTGACTAGTTTTTAGAAGCTCATTGAGCCTGCCTTCTTATTCTATCTCAgtccctgtgttaggctgggttgacgagagaaaaaaatccagagacactcatatatgtgtaagagagagctttatatcacgaAGTAGTTATaggtcaagaaaacatcccagcccaggccagatcaaatccataagtccgatactagtccataagtccagtactagtccataaatccctcttgagATTCATGCAGCCACGTGCActgatgcagaaggcaggaagagcacTGGCTtgtgggtgcaaaatcttgtaGTTCCACTGCTGATGGGCGCATCTCCACGGCCCTGGCTGCCATCACTGGGGCTTgaagtggctcatcaacaggagggtgaagcagagagagcaggaggctggcctccagagagccttTTATCTCAGTCGCcccccaatcaagctgcaacctcattgacaggctaaactctgcccacatgttcctacaggcGCCTCGTTGGTCCCCCCCCAAAACCACTGACTATCAGAGTCTGGAAGTTCTTCTGAATTCTGCTCACCACAAGTGGACCCAACTGACATTTGAAATGCCCATAGCATAGGTGCCAACATCAAAGCAACATGCCAACAAACCATTGTTAGGTGACAGGCTGACAGGCAGGACGATGACTACATCGTGGGTGTTCAATAGTGTGTGTTGAATGGATGAGCGGCTGACTCCCTTCCCAGAGGTGAGCTGGGCTGGACGGGCTGTGGCTGTCATCTTGTTGGGTATCAGTCTCCACAATCGAATGGTCCGAGGGGCGGTTGTGTCATTTAGGAGTAACATTAAAGAGACAGCAGACCAGataaggcatgcaagggctcccctccaGGACCGCCATGAgttcaggagccaggtccacacaaagagagagaatacatttccaaccaaggcttgtATGCACTCAGGGGTGCAGGAAAGCACCTCTAATGACAGGTAACCACATCCGTAACAAAGTGGGCTGTGCCCTAACCCTACAGGCCCCTGAGTATATTGGGGGAGTAGCCTAATAGCAGTGGCCCGGCAGGTAAAGGGGCAGTGGCTGTCCTCAGAGCAACGGCACACATCTGCTCCTCTAGATAAAGCTGCCAGCTCCCCAGCAGTCAATCATGTGCTTGTAAGACAGCACTATTGGGGGAGGACATTGTGGGGGACAATATTAATGATGAGAATGTGAATgggactcacctccaactcacaaggggAGAAGGTCCCCCTCCattccagaaacccagcctgccagcctcCTTAATATATGAGACTAAAAGAGTCACCCATGAACGCTCTCTTCCCATTCTGTGCGCCCCACATCATCTCAGCACTTGGCAGGCCTCCCCACACAGGACGCAAGGTTAGGGGGAGCTTTCTTTTCTCCCTGATCCCTTCCCTCAGCACATCCTGCTGCCCACTACTCCCGGCTTCCTCTCACACCAACCTCAGGGTCCCGCTCCCCAAAGCACGCAGGAGCAGGGCAAGGGAGACGACTGCATCCTCCAAGTTCCCTATCATTTTCTATCTATTGGTttggaggaggagccctggtggttgtgtattggactgctaattgctaggtcagcggtttgaaaccaccagccactctgtgggagaaagataggactttctactcctgtgaagagttacagtctcaaactcacaggggcagttctaccctgtcctagagggttgctatgagtcagcattgactcgatgtcagTAAGTTTGGATTTAGGGGGTTTGGTCTGGGGTGAGCTCCTGGTGAATGGGAGGAGGGAGACGAAGAagtccagcagcagcagctgccacTTCATGGCCCAGAGGTAGTAGTGACTTTTCAAAGGTCCGGTTAAATATTCACCAACCGGCTTGCTCGTGCAGTCTTGGAGGGGAGGAAATAAGGTGTGAATTCCCAGCGCAAGAGGTGATCGGAAAGATCAGGTGGTCCATCCAGCTTCCCACCTAAAAGACAGGGAGAAAATGGACATTCTCTGAGACCCACTGCTGCATCCCGGACCATTTGCTGGGCCATCTTGCTCAGTTTAGCATCAGCAAGATCTGAGTTCCAAACCCAGCTCTGCTGCCGACTTACTATGTGCTCTTGGGCATTTCCTAGCCCTTTtgaacctcagtttccccatctccgAGATGGGGAGCATATTCATAGTACATCCCAGAGATGATGCAAGTTGCTAAGTTAAATAGCAGGTGTTGTGCTTTGCATAGGGCAGGCATGCAAGAAACGGAAGctggtatgtatatgtatgaactgtaataagaattgtatgagcccctaataaattgttaaaattaaaaaaaaaaaggaaacggaAGCTGTGATCCTTGACTTATGGTTAGAACTATGAGGTCTCAGAGTCAGAGATTTCGAAAGATGTTCTCATCAAATCCTACGCTATATGATTATCACCAGACAACGTGATGAGTAGTCTAATGAAAGCCGAATATTCGTATTTCAGATGAGCTGAATAAGATCCAGGGACATTCAGGACCTTCCCCCAAATCTCGAAACTATTAAGTAACTTGGAAAAGACTCTAACTTTCATCTTTCCACTCCCTTCAATTGAAATTACAATATGTTCCTCTCTCGAGTTGAAAATCATTTCTGTAGGCGGTTTTCTGGCAAGGACACGGATTCTGGACCCAGAACACACAGGAGGCACCTT harbors:
- the CLPS gene encoding colipase isoform X2 gives rise to the protein MEKILACLLVALVAVAYGAPPDPRGIIINLHLLGVYYKCPCERGLTCEVDRTIVGTITNTDFGICHDVGRSKQ
- the CLPS gene encoding colipase isoform X1; protein product: MEKILACLLVALVAVAYGAPPDPRGIIINLEEGELCLNSAQCKSKCCHHDSVLSLARCMPKASENSECSPKHLLGVYYKCPCERGLTCEVDRTIVGTITNTDFGICHDVGRSKQ